DNA from Stanieria cyanosphaera PCC 7437:
ATAGGTGTCTTGTGTGGGTGTATAGGTGTCTTGTGTGGGTGTATAGATGTCTTGTGTGGGTGTATAGGTGTCTTGTGTGGGTGTACAGGTGTCTTGTGTGGGTGTATAGGTGTCTTGCGTGGGTGTATAGGTGTCTTGTGTGGGTGTATAGGTGTCTTGTGTGGGTGTATAGGTGTCTTGTAAAAGTTATTTTCCAAAAAAAATTTTTTTTCATAAATGTTGATTTTTTAGACAATCAACAAGAGTTATATATAGTGTCAAGTGTTTGTTGTAGAAATATTTTTAGGTTTAATATTTGGTGTTATTATTAACAGCGCGCCTCCGAAACAGCGCATTGTAAATTGCTAGTAAGTACCTTTTATTTTTGATAATTTCTAACAGTAATTATCTAATTTTATCTAGTTTTATATATTAGTTAAAAGCTTACAAGATTGGATATTGTTGGTAGAAGTTTGTCAATGGTTGAGGATTATTACTTAATATGCGATCGCATTTCATCTCGATTGAGAATAGCGATCTCGATCTCGATGCAGTATCTCACCAGCGCAACAATTTGGGGGTTTTTAGCAGTCTTAATAGGTTTTTAGGTATCAAACCTTATTCGAGACAAAATGATTGGCTTGGTGTCCAGATCGGGGGGGGTTTTCACAACCGCTTTAATCAGTTTGACAGATAAGTCCATAACCCCCCCTAAATACAGCATTTTCTGTCAAACAAAACTTAACAACTACAAAAATCAATTTGAGGTGACAGAAAAATCAAAAATCGTATTTTTCGTTGTAGCGTGTCTAAACTCAATCCTTGTATAAGGTTGAGGTGACAGATTTTTTTTTTGTAACAAGCTTTGTACATACCTTAAACCCTATCTATACGGTTGTTCTCAATAAGAAAAAGTATGCAGGGTTACAAACATACTAAACAAAGGTCTAACCTATACATATCAACACTTTTGCTTATTGACATATTGATAATAATCTATGATAAATTAAAAATAAATATGTAATATTCAATGATTTATACTACAAAAAAATCGACACCTATTTTGGTATCAATCTAATACATTTTTATATTTTCTTAAGAAAATCTTGACGTTTTTTTGTATTATAATGTATTATATAAATATCGCTTCAAAACTTTAATTAAATATGTACGCTACACAATCTTTTCTAACTGTTTCAGCAATTGCTGTTGTTTTTTACTATTCTCTGTTTATACTTGTCAAATTCAGCATCTTTATTAACGCAATCATTACAAAATCATGTAAAGCTATAAAACTTAAAAAAGTTAATGACTTTGCAAAATTTTTAGCTGGTGCAAATTATAATCGCTTATATAAAAAAGCTAAAGAACAAAAATTAGTAACTAAAAAAATACGTAAAGACCAATTATGTTTTATTCTTGCACAAAATATTTTATATGGTAGAGAACTATTCACTTAATATAAATAGTTCTCTAAAATTACTAAGCTATAAGTAGTAGAATTTATTTTTTACTATTAAGTATTCTATGAAATTCTTCATAACTTATAGTTTCAGCAATATTATGGTTTTTCCAGTTAACCTCTATTAAGAAATCAATGATATGACGATAGTTATTTTCAAAGCTATCTATATTGTCTTCGTCAAATGTTAATGCTTTTTGCAAAACTGTAAAATAATCGTGGATTTTAAGGCAATTATCTATAAGCTTTTCACTATGAGATGATTTGTTAACTTTTTCAGATACTAAGTCTGTATTAACCTTTGTAGAGGTTTGAGAGAACTTATCTGATACTCTACAAATCTTGCTCAAGATATTTTGTATCATGTTCATAGATTATATTTTCATAGCGATCGCACTAATGCTACTTAATGCGATCGCGTAATTATTTACTGATTTTCTAGAATTCGATCTATTTTGTTTTCAATAGTTGTAAGCTTTCTTAGAACTGTAGGTCTATCTTCATCTAAAGAACTAACTAGATTAGCTAGTCCTCGCTGTATTTGAGTTACTTGGCGTTGAGTTTCTTCTAAAAATCTAATTCTTTCCTCGTGTTCTAATCTATCAGTAACTCTTTGTTCAATCATGGCTTGAATTGCCCGAGAGTTCGATTCTACTACTAGTCTTAATTCCTCATCAGTCATTACTTACTCCTTATTAGTATCAACTTTAAATTTAATATATCATTTAAACGCTATCGTTACGCTATCATTGATAATGGTAGCGTTAAACCCTCTATATGATTGTGTATAGATGTTTAACACTGACTTATATATGAATGATACAGAGATGAAAAAAAGGATGTCTTTGTATTTGACACCATCCCTAAAAAAACAACTAGAACAACTTGCAAAAGTCAATAATCGCACTATGAGCAATATGGTTGAAGTTTTGATAATTGAAGCTATAGAAAAAGCTAAAACTAATAATCAAATATGACTAATACAGAATTTCTAAGAACCGCAGTTGAAATATCAAAAATTTTAGGTGTTAGCGATCGCACTATTAGCTATTGGGCTACAAATGAGGTTATAGACAAACCTGGAAAAGCTCAATACTGTTTAGTTTCTAGTTTTAACTACTATTACAATTCGTTGTTAGAACAGATTAGTAGTCTCGATGAAAAAATAGAGATTGCCAACAACAAATCAAGTAGTAAATCGTTACAACTAGAAAATATGAAACAATCAATCAAGGTAATTACTGCCAACGCAAAAATTAGAGAACACGAGCTAAAAATACTTGAGGATAGTCTAGTTAATGCCAAGGATGCCGATCGCGTATTCGCGCAAGCTCGTGAAAGTTTTCGTGAAATGTGCTTGAACATGGTTGAAGATATTTCTAAAGATATTGCCAAAATGAACGATCCTAATGAAATACAAGCTCATCTAGAAATTTCTATTAGAAAATTATTGTCTGAATTTTCAGTGACTTGTTAACCTTTTTAACTCTTATATATGTATAAGTATTTCATATATCGTTAAATATTTACTATAGTAATATTAATATAAAACATTTATAAAATACTTGTACAGTGATAAAGATAATGTTAGTATATAAGAGTAAGTAAAAAGGAGTTAACCAATGAGTAAGAAAATAAAACTAGGTAGTTTAATTAATGAAGACGAAAAAGCAATATTAGACCAATTAACCAAAGACCTAAATATGAGCCAGGGTGAGGTTATTGGTTATTTACTAAAAAACTATAGTCAATTAGAAACTAATAAATCTAGCTTATCGCTTGAAAGTTTTAGCTTATCTAACCTAGAAGAAACTGAAGTAAAAAAAGCTCTAACTAATAGTGAGATGCAGTTAGATGAAGTAGCAAAAGATGGTTTATTGCAGCGTTCGAGATATCTTAACAGCATTGCTGATAAACAAGCTCAACTAGAGTCAATGACTGAAGAGCAAATGCAAAAAGCTACTTTTAAAGGTGCTGCAAACTTTAAAATTGAGCAAGCTATTAATACCATCATCGAACATAACAACGCTCAATCAGAAAAATCTGATAAGGTTTGCATTACCAAAGGTATCATATTCAAATTAACTGGTAGCAACAGACAATCTATTAACAAATGGTTTGCTGAACATGAATTAATGATTAGCGACCATAACTTTAAGCATAATCTTACAGATATTGATAATAGAAAAGGTAAAGGTTTTTCGTTTGAAGAATTGTTAGGAGTATAAAAATGGCTATTGCTAGAATAGATGAATTTTTAGAAAAATTAGAACCTTTAACAAGTGCTATTGAGATTAAAGTTATCTGTAATCAAGAATTAGACTATTTAAGAAATGAGTTATCAATTGAAACTGTTTATAGTGTAAAAGGTTATCCTAATGGTGTTAAAGGTGATGCTCGTAGACTTAAAACCCAAATTTCAGCATACAGAAATGCTATAAAAACATTAGAAACTAATTATAAAAATAGTATTAGAAAAATAGTTAATGGTGATAAAGTTCTAGAACATAAAGCGTTGAAATATTTCAATCTTGCCAAGCATGAAAAAAATGATGTCAACCAACGCGATCGCCAAAGAGTTAGACAAGATAAAACCAATCGACCTAGTTTTAAGGCTGTTGATGCTATCGAATGTGCTAAGTCACTACTACACAGCGATAGCTACATTTCAAAAGTTGCAGGTTTATATCTACTTACTGGTCGTAGACATGAAGAACTATTAATAACTGGTAAGTTTGATAACCCTTTTTTTGATATAGAGAATGAGTCTTTAATTTCAGATTGGTTAGAGTTTGATATCGAATCATCGTTATTTTCAGGACAAGTTAAACGCAAAAATAATGATGATATTCCTTACAATATACCTTTATTAGCACCATTAGAAACAATTCAAGATGCTATTAATTGGTTGAGAATCAATACCCCTCATCAACCTGGACAAAGACCAAAAGGTAGTAAGGAATTGGGATTAAAAGTTAGAAAAGAGTTTCAGGATAACAAGCTTTTACCTATACCATCAGGAAAAGATACTTATCTCAATCCCCACAATCTCAGATCGGCTTATGCAGCTATCTGTTGGCAACTGTACCGTAACTCTGAAGCTATTTATAACTGTACTGAGGATATTTTTGTCAAAGCAATCATGGGACATACTGAAGAAACAACTCAATCGGCTCAAAGCTATTTAGATTACGAGTTAAACAATACTGAAATTGAAAAATTGATTGCTTACTATGGGTAAATGTCCTATTTGTATCTCTAATTTAAAATCAGATATTGAGACAATGATAAAGTCTGGTGCTAATAATCAGTACATTAGAAATTGGGCTAAAGAACGCGATTTAAAACTTACTTTAAAAGATATTATTACTCATAAAGTCAACCATAGTAAGCTGTTTGAGGTAAGTTCTTTAAGTGTTGTACGTCAAAAACCTGTACTTTTAAAATTAAATCAGATTGAAGAATTATTAGACGTAAGCTATGAAGAGATACTAAATTATCTTGCAGTAAATAATCTAAAACCAAATTTTGATGAAAAATACGATCTCATTGAAATGATAAGATTTTTCGTTACTGAATTAACTTTTGAAGTAAAAAAATTACAAGAACAGCTAAATTTTTTAGACCCATATAATCTGAAGTTAGCTATATCAAAACAAAAACAGGAAAAAATAGCAGTACGTACTAGATTATTAACAGCTATTGCTCAAATTCAAGAAATTAAGCTTTCAATGGCAACAGGTGAATTAATTTGCGATCGCGAACTCGAACAGCATTGGAGTTACTCAATAGTAAAATTCAAAGCCAAGTTAGAATCAATTCCTAATAAGGTCGCTCTAGAACTGTCTACAGTTGATACTGTTAAAGATGTTAACGATGTGCTTTGTAAGTTAGTCGATGAATCTTTAGAAGAATTAGACGATGGATGCTGATACCTTACTCAAGCAAGTTAAAAGTAAATTTCTCAAACCTGTAGCCAAAATTCTGGTAAGTGATTGGTGTGAGAAACATTTACAATTACCTCAAACATCGGCTGAACCTGGATTATGGAGACGCGATCGCGCACCTTATCAATCAGGATTGATGGATGCTGTTTGTGAGTCTCATGTTAGAAAAGTAACGATCATGACTAGCGCACAAACGGGTAAATCAACCATTTGTAACGCCATTATCGCTAGATATATAGACATCGATCCGTGTCCGATCATGTTTACTCAACCTACTATTCAGCTTGCTCAACGCTACAGTAAGGAAAAATTATCTCCTATGATTTCAGACATTAAAGTATTGTCTGACAAAATCATTCAAGCTGAAAGAAACGCAGCATCAACAATTTTAATGAAACTGTTTAAAGGTGGATTGCTATGTCTATCAGGTGCTAATTCTCCTGCATCACTAGCATCTATGTCGATTAGGCTGTTATTGTGCGACGAAATTGACAAATACCCTGCTAATTGTAACCACGAGGGCGATCCCGTCGATCTGGCAATTCAAAGAACTACAACTTATTGGAATTACAAAGTTATTCTGGTGTCAACACCTAGTATCAAAGGTGCTAGCAGAATTGAAGATAGTTACGAAAAATCTGATAAAAGATTATTTTTTGTACCATGTCCTCATTGTGGTTATAAGCAACATCTTGTTTGGGAACGCATTCAATATTCAGGTAAAGGTAGTAATGATTTTAATCCCGATCTTGGTGTTTACTATATTTGTGAATCTTGTGAGACACCAATAGCTGAAAGTTATAAATCTAGTATGGTGCGTTCTGGTGAATGGATTGCCACCGCTAAACCTGAAAATGCTAATCATGTAGGTTTTCATTGCAACAGATTGATTAGCCCTTGGGTTAATTGGATTGATATGGCTTATGACTATGAGACATCAAAGCACGATCCTTTACAGTTACAAGTGTTTGTCAATTCAAGTCTAGGATTACCTTTTGAGCATAACCTTGGTGATAGTCTTGATTGGGAAAAATTACACCAACGCTCTGAGGCTAGCACCTACCAACGAGGTCAAATTCCTGATGGTGTTTTAATGCTTACAGCAGGTGTTGATGTTCAAGGCGATCGCTTAGAAGTTTCAATTTGGGGTTATGGTCGTGGCGAGCAATCATGGTTGATCGACCATCATCAAATCTTGGGTAATCCTTTAGAAAATGAAGTTTGGCAACAACTTGTCAATGTTATTACTAAACCTTATTTACTTCCTAATGATTGCCAAATAAAAACGATTGCTACTTGTGTAGACTCAGGTTATCTAACTCAAGATGTTTACAACCAAGTACGTAAACTCAAACATCTTCATGTCTTTGCTATTAAAGGTCAAGCTGGTTCTGGTAAGTTATTTGTCAACCGACCACGACACATGGATATTACTCATAAAGGTAGGGTTATTCATAAAGGCATTCAGCTTTATGTTTTAGGTGTCGATAGTGGTAAAGAAGTTCTTTACTATCGAAGCAAAATTGAAACACCTGGAAGTAAATATATTAACTTTCCAAAAGGTTTAGATACTAATTACTTTCAAGGGTTTTGTAGTGAAGTACAAGTTAAAAAACATCGTGCAGGACAAAATTATTTTGTTTGGGAAAAACTAGCAGGTATACACAATAACGAGCCTCTAGATTGCGCTTTATATAGTTTAGCAGCAGCACATTTAGTAGGAATAACTAGAATGAATTGGTCACAATTAGAAGCTAGCTTTATTCCACCTATAAAACCTGAAAATGATAATGTTGATAATAAAAAAACAACTACTTTTAATAAGTCTATATCTTTAAAAAAACGTAATTGGAGTACTGATTTTTGATGATTGAACCTGTTACAGAACTTGAAATTGAATTTATAAAAACTATTTACAAATTACCACCTGTAAAAATTACTTTTTTCTTTGAAGCTAGTAAAGATCAAGTAGATCATTATAAATTAGAAAGTGCTTATTGGAAATGTATAGCGTTAGGATTACAAGCTTATTTTTCAGGTTTATCTATTGAAAGTTTTATTGAATCTCAGATTAGATTTAGACCTAATGATTTGATGATGCTTAATATTTACAAATGGATTAATTTATATAGCTTATTAAATTTTGGATGGTCTTATATCGAATCTTTTTATATAAAAACACCTTATATTTTACTTTCTACATACGATTGTCCTAAAAATAAATCAAAACCTGGTAATCCTGGTGATTCATTAAAATTTATATTAGAACAGTTATCTTATTATAGTTTTTCAAAATGTTTGCTACCTTACTATGTTTTTTCACCACAAGCTTTTAGAAAAGAATATTATATTTGGAAAAAGATATGTGCAAAAGTAGCAACTAATAAACCTTTAACAATATTAGAAAAAAACACTTTTAAAACTATTGGAAGTCATTATGACAATAGTTTGAGAGAACCATATATGGAAGGATTTTTTTTTCTTGAACATTTATTAGAAATATTGTCTAAATCTAAAAATAAACAGATAAAAAAATTACGTAAAGATTATTTAATATCAGTTTCAGAATGTCATGCTGAAATAATTAAGCTTAATCATTCTAGAAATAAACCTTCAGGTGAGTGTTGGGCTAACGGTAAGTATTTGGTAGGGAAAAAAGGTGGATATGCTTAACATTTCTTAAAAAGAAAAACCCACTTTTAGCAAAAACAGTCTCAAAGCCTTATATATGTACTATTTTGGATAGTGACATTCAATTTAAGATATTTATGTACTATATGCCTTGTTGGAGATGGGAATTACTTCCTGAAAAAATTGCGCTGGAATACATGAGTCTACACAAACGACTAATGGTATCTGAAGAATCTTCTAACCAATTGAAAATATCTGATTTTGATCGAACCTTACGAAGTGCGATCACGCAG
Protein-coding regions in this window:
- a CDS encoding ribbon-helix-helix domain-containing protein, with product MSLYLTPSLKKQLEQLAKVNNRTMSNMVEVLIIEAIEKAKTNNQI
- a CDS encoding telomere resolvase — encoded protein: MAIARIDEFLEKLEPLTSAIEIKVICNQELDYLRNELSIETVYSVKGYPNGVKGDARRLKTQISAYRNAIKTLETNYKNSIRKIVNGDKVLEHKALKYFNLAKHEKNDVNQRDRQRVRQDKTNRPSFKAVDAIECAKSLLHSDSYISKVAGLYLLTGRRHEELLITGKFDNPFFDIENESLISDWLEFDIESSLFSGQVKRKNNDDIPYNIPLLAPLETIQDAINWLRINTPHQPGQRPKGSKELGLKVRKEFQDNKLLPIPSGKDTYLNPHNLRSAYAAICWQLYRNSEAIYNCTEDIFVKAIMGHTEETTQSAQSYLDYELNNTEIEKLIAYYG
- a CDS encoding phage terminase large subunit family protein; its protein translation is MDADTLLKQVKSKFLKPVAKILVSDWCEKHLQLPQTSAEPGLWRRDRAPYQSGLMDAVCESHVRKVTIMTSAQTGKSTICNAIIARYIDIDPCPIMFTQPTIQLAQRYSKEKLSPMISDIKVLSDKIIQAERNAASTILMKLFKGGLLCLSGANSPASLASMSIRLLLCDEIDKYPANCNHEGDPVDLAIQRTTTYWNYKVILVSTPSIKGASRIEDSYEKSDKRLFFVPCPHCGYKQHLVWERIQYSGKGSNDFNPDLGVYYICESCETPIAESYKSSMVRSGEWIATAKPENANHVGFHCNRLISPWVNWIDMAYDYETSKHDPLQLQVFVNSSLGLPFEHNLGDSLDWEKLHQRSEASTYQRGQIPDGVLMLTAGVDVQGDRLEVSIWGYGRGEQSWLIDHHQILGNPLENEVWQQLVNVITKPYLLPNDCQIKTIATCVDSGYLTQDVYNQVRKLKHLHVFAIKGQAGSGKLFVNRPRHMDITHKGRVIHKGIQLYVLGVDSGKEVLYYRSKIETPGSKYINFPKGLDTNYFQGFCSEVQVKKHRAGQNYFVWEKLAGIHNNEPLDCALYSLAAAHLVGITRMNWSQLEASFIPPIKPENDNVDNKKTTTFNKSISLKKRNWSTDF